A region of Trachemys scripta elegans isolate TJP31775 chromosome 24, CAS_Tse_1.0, whole genome shotgun sequence DNA encodes the following proteins:
- the LOC117869855 gene encoding cornulin-like, with the protein MPQLLDSISTLISVFYKPGKKDEDCSTISKREVKRFIQRGFADITVNPYDAHAIEAVLQLLDHDGDGVEDFNEFLLLVFRVAKVCYWYLQPKQHLPQRTETGLKRLNEAAVSHMGLNHDGMRGVGTEHKDLNIERMREATIGHVNLNHEGMRGAATRDVTLKQGR; encoded by the exons ATGCCTCAGCTCCTGGACAGCATCTCCACCCTCATCAGCGTCTTCTACAAACCTGGGAAGAAAGACGAGGACTGCTCCACCATCAGCAAGAGAGAGGTGAAAAGGTTCATCCAGAGGGGGTTTGCTGACATCACAGTG AACCCCTATGATGCTCACGCCATAGAGGCGGTACTGCAACTTCTGGATCATGATGGCGATGGGGTTGAAGATTTCAATGAATTTCTGCTTCTGGTATTTAGAGTGGCGAAGGTTTGTTACTGGTACCTGCAGCCAAAACAACATCTCCCGCAAAGAACAGAGACGGGACTGA AGAGACTGAACGAAGCCGCCGTCAGCCACATGGGCCTGAACCACGACGGGATGAGAGGAGTTGGTACGGAACACAAAGATCTGAACatagagagaatgagagaagCCACCATCGGTCACGTGAACCTGAACCACGAGGGGATGAGAGGAGCCGCTACGAGAGACGTGACCTTGAAACAAGGGAGGTAG